Proteins co-encoded in one Halococcoides cellulosivorans genomic window:
- the pdxS gene encoding pyridoxal 5'-phosphate synthase lyase subunit PdxS, whose protein sequence is MSEPTDLETLRRGTEMVKRGFAKMQKGGVIMDVVDPEQAQLAEEVGAVAVMALEAVPADIRKRGGVARMADPADVAEIVDSVSIPVMGKARIGHTKEAAILQSVGVDMIDESEVLTPADDRYHIDKRSFTAPFVCGARNLGEALRRIDEGAAMIRTKGEAGTGDVNQAVHHQRNIKGAIRKLEGMTHQEREKWAREHEAPAELVHEAAEMGRLPVVNFAAGGIATPADAALMMHHDCDGIFVGSGIFGAEDPEEMGRAIVDAVNNYDDPDALAEISSDIGSGMRGDANADLPDEEKLQDRGV, encoded by the coding sequence ATGTCAGAACCGACGGATCTCGAAACGCTGCGGCGCGGGACCGAGATGGTCAAACGCGGCTTCGCGAAGATGCAGAAAGGCGGCGTCATCATGGACGTCGTCGACCCCGAACAGGCCCAACTCGCGGAGGAGGTCGGCGCGGTCGCCGTCATGGCGCTCGAAGCCGTCCCCGCAGACATCCGCAAGCGCGGTGGCGTCGCCCGGATGGCCGACCCCGCCGACGTCGCGGAAATCGTCGATTCGGTGTCGATCCCCGTGATGGGCAAAGCCCGGATCGGGCACACCAAAGAGGCCGCGATCCTCCAGTCGGTCGGCGTCGACATGATCGACGAAAGCGAGGTGCTCACGCCCGCCGACGACCGGTATCACATCGACAAGCGATCCTTTACCGCGCCCTTTGTCTGTGGGGCGCGCAATCTGGGAGAGGCGCTGCGCCGGATCGACGAGGGCGCGGCGATGATCCGGACGAAAGGCGAGGCCGGGACGGGCGACGTCAACCAGGCCGTCCACCACCAGCGCAACATCAAAGGCGCGATCCGGAAACTGGAGGGCATGACCCACCAGGAACGCGAGAAGTGGGCCCGCGAGCACGAGGCCCCCGCCGAGTTGGTCCACGAGGCCGCCGAGATGGGCCGTCTGCCGGTCGTCAACTTCGCCGCCGGTGGGATCGCGACGCCCGCCGACGCCGCGTTGATGATGCACCACGACTGTGACGGCATCTTCGTCGGCTCGGGTATCTTCGGTGCGGAAGACCCCGAGGAGATGGGCCGAGCGATCGTCGACGCGGTCAACAACTACGACGACCCCGACGCGCTCGCGGAGATCTCCAGCGACATCGGGTCGGGCATGCGCGGCGACGCGAACGCCGACCTGCCCGACGAGGAAAAGCTGCAGGATCGCGGCGTCTGA
- a CDS encoding DUF1405 domain-containing protein codes for MRAELLARTPTPPATPERPRWVAPLPRWLEDWGLRLAWPIAIVNLVGTAFGVWYYAGRPTDLAAPLLEGHLGAAPLWQLPLIPDSPVATLLIALSLIVWRLDPDREWAHHPDWLHVLAVVGCLKLGLWTPYVQLVINGPGHVAPWLYWFLIGSHLLMAVEAFVVHRYARFTPRAIAIALGWYALQDIADYTAVLGPPTHTRLAAEWTGAGYDHTLAAHDLAALGALVLTILAALVVVGVWRVQRRESGPEASVS; via the coding sequence CTGCGCGCGGAACTCCTGGCCCGAACGCCCACGCCGCCCGCGACGCCCGAGCGCCCGCGGTGGGTCGCGCCGCTGCCGCGCTGGCTCGAAGACTGGGGGCTCCGCCTGGCCTGGCCGATCGCGATCGTCAACCTCGTCGGGACCGCCTTCGGGGTCTGGTACTACGCCGGCCGGCCGACCGACCTCGCCGCCCCACTTCTGGAGGGCCACCTCGGCGCGGCCCCGCTCTGGCAGCTCCCCTTGATCCCGGACTCGCCGGTCGCGACGCTGTTGATCGCGCTGTCTTTGATCGTCTGGCGACTCGATCCGGATCGGGAGTGGGCCCACCATCCCGACTGGCTGCACGTCCTCGCGGTCGTCGGCTGTCTGAAACTCGGCCTCTGGACGCCCTACGTCCAACTGGTGATCAACGGGCCCGGCCACGTCGCGCCCTGGCTGTACTGGTTTCTGATCGGCTCACACCTGCTGATGGCCGTCGAGGCGTTCGTCGTCCACCGGTACGCCCGGTTCACGCCGCGGGCGATCGCGATCGCCCTCGGCTGGTACGCCCTTCAGGACATCGCGGACTACACCGCCGTCCTCGGCCCGCCGACCCACACCCGCCTCGCCGCGGAGTGGACGGGCGCGGGGTACGATCACACACTCGCTGCCCACGACCTCGCGGCGCTCGGGGCGCTCGTCCTCACGATCCTGGCGGCACTCGTCGTGGTCGGTGTCTGG